The Bacillota bacterium genome has a window encoding:
- the ppsA gene encoding phosphoenolpyruvate synthase, with the protein MAKYIKWFSELTKGDVALVGGKGANLGEMTGAGILVPPGFCVSALAYKHFVETTGLAGKIKAIIDGTDVENLEQLIANTSSVRELIHNIPVPPEIAGEIVEAYRKLCEGGAPTRVAVRSSATAEDLPEASFAGQQDTYLNVLGEEDVLKHVRRCWASLWTARATAYRQAQGFDHDTVYLSAVVQKMIQSERSGVAFTANPISGSKQEILINASWGLGEAIVSGKVTPDEYVVDKGSRSIVNKILTSKNMLIVADPNSTSGTIETDVARFLGPEYVDRQCLTDDEVLTLTEQLIRVESHYSFPQDIEWGYENGTFYILQSRPITTLGKEAAPEAKARTTGAEVLIRGMSAAPGTATGKVVLVKKFDDITRVKEGTVLVTVMTNPDMVPAMKRAAAIVTDEGGRTCHAAIVSRELGVPCIVGAKNATAVLAEDMEVTVDASRGVVYNGRITLGDTPQQASGGAAGPVLQGALWREVAPITATKIYMNLGEPEAITRYKDLPFDGIGLMRTEFIFTDHVGAHPMYLVRTGQQAMFVERLSEGIAAVAQAIFPRPVVVRFSDFRTNEFRGLKGGEEVEPVENNPMIGWRGVSRYISPEYEAGFRLECQAMRKVREEYQLTNVYAMLPFVRTTWEVHKALGIMAEEGLSSNLNFKVWIMAEVPSVIFMADQFSPIIDGFSIGSNDLTQLILGADRDSGVLDSMGYFDERNPAVTRAITQLIEVAHRFGKTVSICGQGPSVYPEFTELLVRAGIDSISVNPDTVSNTRRLVASVEQKVILELLRQRK; encoded by the coding sequence ATGGCGAAGTATATTAAATGGTTCAGTGAGCTGACCAAGGGAGATGTGGCGCTGGTGGGCGGCAAAGGCGCAAACCTTGGAGAAATGACCGGCGCCGGTATCCTGGTGCCGCCCGGATTCTGTGTGTCCGCTCTGGCCTACAAGCATTTTGTGGAGACAACCGGTCTGGCGGGTAAGATTAAGGCGATTATCGACGGCACCGACGTCGAAAACCTGGAGCAACTGATCGCCAACACCAGCAGCGTACGCGAACTTATTCATAACATACCCGTACCGCCGGAAATAGCGGGTGAGATAGTCGAGGCATACCGAAAGCTTTGCGAAGGCGGCGCGCCGACCCGGGTGGCGGTGCGCAGTTCGGCGACGGCCGAGGACCTTCCGGAAGCGTCCTTTGCCGGACAACAGGACACCTATCTTAACGTCCTGGGCGAAGAAGACGTGCTCAAACACGTACGCAGGTGCTGGGCCTCCCTATGGACGGCGCGCGCGACGGCTTACCGGCAGGCCCAAGGATTCGACCACGATACGGTTTACCTCAGTGCGGTAGTGCAAAAGATGATTCAGTCTGAACGCTCCGGTGTGGCTTTTACGGCGAACCCGATTTCGGGCAGCAAACAGGAGATTCTGATCAACGCGAGCTGGGGGTTGGGCGAGGCGATTGTGTCGGGGAAGGTCACGCCCGACGAATACGTCGTGGACAAGGGTTCCCGAAGCATCGTCAATAAAATCCTAACTTCGAAGAACATGTTGATTGTAGCGGACCCGAATTCCACGAGCGGGACCATAGAGACGGATGTGGCGCGCTTTTTGGGACCGGAGTACGTCGACCGTCAATGTCTGACGGACGACGAGGTCTTAACCCTGACGGAACAGTTGATAAGGGTGGAAAGCCACTACAGTTTCCCGCAGGATATAGAATGGGGCTACGAAAACGGTACCTTTTACATACTTCAGTCGCGGCCGATCACAACCCTGGGCAAGGAAGCAGCGCCGGAGGCCAAGGCCAGGACAACCGGCGCCGAGGTGCTTATCCGGGGCATGAGCGCGGCGCCGGGCACGGCCACCGGGAAGGTCGTTCTGGTAAAGAAGTTCGACGATATCACCCGGGTTAAAGAAGGAACGGTCCTGGTTACGGTAATGACAAACCCGGACATGGTACCTGCGATGAAGAGAGCGGCGGCGATAGTCACCGACGAAGGAGGCCGCACCTGCCACGCGGCGATCGTGTCACGGGAACTCGGTGTCCCCTGCATCGTGGGCGCTAAAAACGCAACCGCGGTCCTGGCGGAGGATATGGAGGTCACGGTCGACGCATCAAGAGGCGTCGTCTATAACGGCCGGATCACACTGGGCGATACCCCGCAGCAGGCTTCCGGCGGCGCCGCCGGGCCGGTGCTGCAGGGGGCGCTCTGGCGGGAGGTCGCACCCATAACCGCCACCAAGATCTACATGAACCTTGGTGAACCCGAGGCCATAACCCGTTATAAAGACCTGCCTTTCGACGGTATCGGGCTAATGCGCACCGAGTTCATTTTTACCGACCATGTTGGCGCTCACCCCATGTACCTTGTACGTACCGGCCAGCAGGCGATGTTCGTGGAGCGCCTTTCGGAAGGCATTGCGGCGGTTGCCCAGGCCATCTTCCCCCGTCCGGTGGTGGTGCGTTTCAGCGACTTCCGGACGAACGAGTTCCGGGGACTGAAGGGCGGCGAAGAGGTGGAGCCGGTAGAGAATAACCCCATGATCGGCTGGCGCGGTGTTTCCCGGTATATATCGCCCGAATACGAGGCGGGTTTCCGTCTCGAGTGTCAGGCGATGCGGAAGGTGCGTGAAGAATACCAGTTAACGAACGTTTATGCCATGCTTCCCTTCGTGCGCACCACCTGGGAGGTTCACAAGGCGCTTGGTATCATGGCCGAAGAAGGTCTTTCCTCCAACCTGAACTTTAAGGTATGGATAATGGCGGAGGTCCCGTCGGTGATTTTCATGGCGGACCAATTCAGCCCGATTATCGACGGCTTCAGCATCGGTTCAAACGACCTGACGCAGCTTATCCTGGGTGCCGACCGGGATTCCGGTGTGCTGGACAGCATGGGTTATTTCGACGAGCGCAACCCCGCGGTCACCAGGGCTATCACCCAGTTGATCGAAGTGGCCCACCGGTTCGGAAAAACCGTTTCCATCTGCGGGCAGGGTCCTTCGGTTTACCCCGAGTTTACCGAGTTGCTTGTCCGCGCCGGGATTGACAGCATCAGCGTGAACCCGGACACCGTTTCCAATACACGCCGCCTTGTGGCCAGTGTCGAACAGAAGGTCATCCTGGAATTGCTGCGACAGCGCAAATAA
- the glyQ gene encoding glycine--tRNA ligase subunit alpha has protein sequence MNFQELILTLNRFWADKGCVIQQPYDTEKGAGTMNPATFFRVLGPEPWKVAYVEPSRRPTDGRYGENPNRLQHYYQFQVILKPSPDDVIEVYLDSLRALSIDPLTHDIRLVEDNWESPTLGAWGLGWEIWLDGMEITQFTYFQQCGGYDLRPVSAEITYGLERIAMALQGARSVFDISWVNDVTYGDVHHQGEVEHSRYNFEVADTSFLFNVFDAFETEASQALKEGLVLPAYDYVLKCSHTFNLLDARGAISVTERTGFITRIRALARSCARAYVAQREALGYPLLKKG, from the coding sequence TTGAACTTCCAGGAATTGATACTCACACTCAACCGCTTCTGGGCGGATAAGGGCTGTGTAATACAACAGCCATACGACACCGAGAAGGGGGCGGGAACAATGAACCCGGCCACCTTCTTCCGGGTGCTGGGACCGGAGCCCTGGAAAGTCGCTTACGTCGAGCCCTCGCGGCGGCCGACCGACGGCCGGTACGGGGAAAACCCGAACCGCCTCCAGCATTACTACCAGTTCCAGGTAATCCTGAAACCTTCACCCGATGACGTGATCGAGGTTTATCTTGACAGTCTGCGTGCTTTATCCATTGATCCGCTTACTCACGATATCCGTCTGGTCGAAGACAACTGGGAATCCCCTACTTTGGGTGCATGGGGATTGGGCTGGGAGATCTGGCTGGACGGAATGGAAATAACCCAGTTTACTTATTTCCAGCAGTGTGGCGGCTATGACCTACGGCCGGTTTCAGCCGAAATAACCTACGGGCTGGAAAGGATCGCAATGGCCCTTCAGGGCGCAAGGAGCGTATTCGATATTAGTTGGGTGAACGATGTTACTTACGGAGACGTGCACCACCAGGGCGAGGTGGAACACTCGCGTTATAACTTTGAGGTGGCGGACACCTCTTTCCTGTTTAATGTGTTTGACGCGTTTGAAACAGAAGCGTCGCAGGCGTTGAAGGAGGGATTGGTCCTGCCCGCGTACGATTACGTGCTCAAGTGCTCACACACCTTCAACCTGCTGGACGCGCGCGGCGCCATAAGCGTCACTGAAAGGACCGGTTTTATCACCCGGATCAGGGCGCTTGCCCGTTCCTGTGCGCGGGCCTATGTAGCGCAGCGGGAAGCCCTGGGTTACCCGTTATTGAAGAAGGGGTAG
- a CDS encoding flavodoxin family protein, with amino-acid sequence MLIIGINGSPRPNGGTAQLLGYALEEAAIAGAQTVFFHAIEGLRSAKVPYCIHCSNPCEGICYRGTRLDEMYAVMSRADGLIIGSPVYFGTVAAPMKAFWDKTRKLRKEKSLVNVVGGGVVCGASRFGGQEATLQALTAMMLCQGMTVIGDGHQGEDPGHLGACMQYGVDAYGDGPARARVLGRRVVDVSRATQVLRVR; translated from the coding sequence ATGTTGATAATCGGGATAAACGGTAGTCCAAGGCCAAACGGCGGCACAGCGCAGTTGTTGGGATACGCGCTCGAGGAAGCCGCGATCGCCGGTGCGCAGACGGTATTTTTTCATGCCATCGAGGGACTGCGGAGCGCGAAGGTTCCTTATTGCATCCACTGTTCAAACCCTTGCGAGGGTATTTGTTACCGAGGTACCAGACTGGATGAAATGTATGCGGTAATGAGCCGCGCCGACGGATTGATTATCGGCAGTCCGGTTTATTTCGGCACGGTGGCGGCGCCGATGAAAGCCTTTTGGGATAAAACCCGCAAATTACGTAAAGAGAAAAGCCTCGTAAACGTTGTCGGCGGAGGAGTGGTTTGCGGCGCTTCGCGTTTCGGAGGGCAGGAGGCCACGCTTCAGGCGCTTACGGCGATGATGCTTTGTCAGGGGATGACGGTGATCGGCGACGGTCATCAGGGGGAAGATCCCGGGCATCTCGGGGCTTGTATGCAGTACGGGGTCGATGCTTACGGTGACGGGCCGGCGCGGGCGAGGGTCCTGGGCCGGAGGGTGGTGGATGTTTCCCGCGCCACGCAGGTACTCAGGGTGCGTTGA
- the glyS gene encoding glycine--tRNA ligase subunit beta, whose product MRDFLLEIGTEEIPARFLPGALEELSKKAASLLSEARLGFGAVETYGTPRRLVLFVRRVPERQEPLLQEVKGPARQAAYDAFGKPTKAAAGFARSRGVDVTELVVRKAGKTEYVFAVKQEPGKPAKEVLAELCPRLITSLGFPKPMRWGDTEMRFIRPIRWLTSLYGDEPVIFSIDELVSGRESRGHRFLAAGTVTIEKTGEYVSRMAESYVLVDPAERRRIVREQITALAAQEKCLMPSDDELLDEVVNLVEFPTAFCGGFPEEYLEIPEAVLVTAMREHQRYFPVHGTDGRLLPRFIAVHNSSPGHTAAICAGNEAVLRARLADAAFFYREDLATPLAKRIQGLKKVVYREELGTLYDKTLRLGMLVKYLGTALETGPEDMIAAARAAHLSKGDLLTNMVYEFPELQGTMGKEYALRDGESETVATALYEQYLPRFAGDLLPRTVPGRVLSIADKVDNLVGCFGLGLIPTGSQDPYALRRQALGLCHIVLDGALHVSLSDLILQACREYGGHRLKRDTGEILDELMEFFRQRLRGLFSEQDIVPEVTEAVLAAGFDDVETAWRRAKAVTDFRSGPLFGDLHTAYTRAANLARTAPEREPDTALFTDPAEGRLYQAVLRLREETAADMKDHSYGRVLEKLSALREPVDVFFDAVLVMDEDPGLRENRLALLRAVCGLVRRVADLSKIPLAMCVKDEGGTADTADVDKRRSGI is encoded by the coding sequence ATGAGAGATTTTTTACTGGAGATAGGGACGGAAGAAATCCCGGCGCGTTTTTTGCCCGGCGCGCTGGAGGAGTTAAGCAAAAAGGCGGCGTCTTTACTTTCAGAAGCACGGCTGGGTTTCGGTGCGGTTGAGACATACGGCACCCCGCGGCGCCTGGTGCTTTTCGTAAGGAGGGTTCCCGAAAGGCAAGAGCCCCTGTTGCAGGAGGTTAAGGGCCCCGCGCGCCAGGCTGCTTATGACGCTTTCGGGAAGCCGACCAAGGCCGCTGCCGGTTTTGCCCGGAGCAGGGGGGTTGACGTCACGGAACTGGTGGTCCGGAAAGCGGGCAAAACGGAATACGTCTTTGCGGTCAAGCAAGAACCGGGAAAACCGGCGAAAGAGGTGCTGGCGGAGCTCTGTCCCCGCCTGATCACCAGTCTGGGTTTTCCGAAACCGATGCGCTGGGGCGACACGGAAATGCGGTTTATCCGGCCCATCCGCTGGTTGACGTCCCTGTACGGCGATGAGCCGGTGATATTTTCCATCGACGAACTGGTCTCCGGCCGGGAATCACGCGGGCACCGCTTCCTCGCGGCGGGAACGGTCACAATCGAAAAAACCGGAGAATACGTTTCCCGGATGGCGGAAAGTTACGTCCTGGTCGACCCCGCCGAGCGGCGGCGTATCGTCCGGGAGCAAATAACGGCGCTGGCCGCTCAGGAGAAATGTCTGATGCCGTCCGATGACGAACTGCTGGACGAAGTGGTCAACCTGGTGGAATTCCCCACGGCCTTTTGCGGGGGTTTTCCCGAAGAGTACCTTGAAATTCCGGAAGCCGTTCTTGTTACCGCGATGCGGGAGCACCAGCGGTATTTTCCGGTACACGGGACAGACGGGCGCCTGCTGCCGCGGTTCATCGCGGTGCACAATAGCTCGCCCGGGCATACCGCTGCAATATGTGCCGGGAACGAGGCCGTGCTCCGGGCCCGGCTCGCGGATGCGGCTTTCTTTTACCGTGAAGACCTCGCCACACCTCTGGCCAAACGGATCCAGGGACTGAAAAAGGTGGTCTACCGTGAAGAGCTCGGAACGCTTTACGACAAGACACTGCGGCTTGGAATGCTTGTCAAGTATCTCGGTACGGCCCTCGAAACCGGGCCGGAGGATATGATCGCGGCGGCACGGGCGGCACACCTTTCCAAGGGCGACCTTCTTACGAACATGGTGTACGAGTTTCCCGAGCTGCAAGGGACCATGGGAAAAGAATATGCCCTGCGGGACGGGGAGTCGGAGACTGTGGCGACGGCGTTGTACGAGCAGTACCTCCCGCGGTTTGCCGGTGACCTGTTGCCGCGGACGGTTCCCGGACGCGTATTAAGCATCGCGGATAAGGTTGACAACCTTGTAGGGTGCTTCGGTCTGGGGCTGATCCCGACCGGTTCCCAGGACCCCTACGCCTTACGGCGCCAAGCGCTCGGGCTCTGCCATATCGTTTTGGACGGCGCGCTGCACGTCTCCTTGAGCGACTTGATTCTGCAGGCTTGCCGCGAATACGGCGGCCACAGGCTCAAGCGGGATACGGGGGAGATACTGGACGAGCTTATGGAGTTTTTCAGGCAGCGTCTTCGCGGCCTCTTCAGCGAACAGGACATTGTTCCCGAGGTTACCGAGGCGGTCCTGGCCGCCGGATTTGACGACGTGGAAACCGCTTGGCGGCGCGCGAAGGCCGTGACGGATTTCCGGAGCGGGCCGCTGTTCGGCGATCTCCACACGGCCTATACACGCGCGGCAAATCTTGCACGCACGGCGCCGGAAAGGGAGCCCGACACCGCTCTTTTTACCGATCCTGCGGAGGGGCGGCTTTACCAGGCGGTGCTCAGGTTGCGGGAAGAGACTGCGGCCGATATGAAGGACCATTCTTATGGTCGCGTTCTGGAGAAGCTCAGCGCGCTGCGGGAACCCGTGGACGTCTTTTTCGACGCGGTGCTGGTAATGGATGAGGACCCCGGGCTGCGTGAAAACAGACTTGCTCTTCTGCGGGCGGTCTGCGGCTTGGTGCGCCGGGTGGCCGACCTCTCGAAGATACCGTTGGCCATGTGTGTTAAGGACGAAGGCGGGACCGCCGATACCGCCGACGTCGATAAGCGCCGATCAGGAATTTAA
- the recO gene encoding DNA repair protein RecO has protein sequence MKFLRAEAVVLKANEYKEADRILTLYSLEYGKIRAISYGSARPTSRKRGAVQPFSRSRFFLTREKELSRVDQAEELEHFQHIEKDVRWFGLAHYYAELVDGFTVDEVPNRPLYLLLVESLRKLNGDSELLTRAFEIRVLALTGFGPELDCCVSCRKPLDHVRSLAFSPEAGGVLCPVCRKGFTAMSMLPGTLRTLRRLPEDTLGRVFTLKPDPAVRTELKRILPATIAYHFGYRPRSLGFLDDL, from the coding sequence ATGAAATTTTTAAGAGCCGAGGCGGTGGTACTCAAAGCAAACGAGTACAAAGAGGCGGACCGCATTTTAACCCTGTACTCCCTCGAGTACGGGAAGATCCGCGCTATCAGCTACGGGAGTGCGCGGCCTACAAGTAGAAAGCGCGGGGCGGTCCAGCCGTTCTCTCGCTCGCGTTTTTTTCTGACGCGTGAGAAAGAATTAAGCCGTGTCGATCAAGCGGAGGAGCTGGAGCACTTTCAGCATATAGAGAAAGACGTGCGTTGGTTCGGCCTTGCCCACTACTATGCGGAGTTGGTGGACGGCTTTACCGTTGATGAGGTTCCCAACCGCCCGCTCTACCTCCTTCTTGTTGAATCGCTCCGGAAGTTGAACGGGGATTCCGAACTGCTTACCCGTGCCTTTGAGATCCGCGTGTTGGCGCTGACGGGTTTCGGTCCGGAACTGGACTGCTGTGTTTCCTGCCGCAAACCCCTTGATCATGTCAGATCACTTGCCTTCAGCCCTGAAGCCGGTGGGGTTCTGTGCCCGGTCTGCCGGAAGGGGTTTACGGCTATGAGTATGCTGCCCGGGACCCTCAGGACATTACGACGGCTGCCCGAGGACACCCTGGGACGCGTTTTTACGTTAAAACCGGATCCTGCTGTTCGAACGGAACTAAAACGGATCTTGCCGGCAACCATAGCTTATCATTTTGGGTACCGGCCCCGGTCGTTGGGATTCCTTGACGATTTATAG
- a CDS encoding helix-turn-helix transcriptional regulator, with translation MEITRRQEAILGIVKAEGPITSEQIAERLKLTRATLRPDLAILIMAGLLEARPRVGYYFSGKSPNDVIAAKIQRIKVGEFQSRPVVIAEHASVHDAIITMFLEDVGTLFVVREGGFLEGVVSRKDLLKMAFGGQDVRELPVHVAMTRMPNVVTTSPEESAWEAARKIVEHEVDALPVVEPAEGGTKGEVIVTGRFSKTNVTGLFVEIGERR, from the coding sequence TTGGAAATTACCCGCAGACAGGAAGCAATCTTAGGAATAGTAAAAGCCGAAGGGCCGATAACAAGTGAACAGATCGCGGAGCGCCTGAAACTGACGCGGGCCACCCTCCGCCCCGACCTAGCCATTCTTATAATGGCCGGACTTCTTGAAGCGCGGCCGCGTGTGGGGTACTATTTCAGCGGAAAGTCACCGAACGACGTAATCGCCGCGAAGATACAGCGGATCAAGGTGGGAGAATTCCAGTCCAGACCGGTAGTGATCGCCGAGCATGCCTCCGTGCACGACGCAATAATAACGATGTTTTTGGAAGACGTCGGCACGCTCTTCGTGGTTCGTGAGGGCGGATTTCTTGAGGGCGTGGTTTCGCGCAAGGACCTCTTGAAAATGGCCTTCGGCGGTCAGGATGTGCGTGAACTGCCCGTGCATGTTGCTATGACACGCATGCCCAATGTCGTAACAACCTCGCCGGAGGAGTCGGCATGGGAAGCGGCCCGCAAGATCGTGGAGCACGAGGTGGACGCTTTACCGGTGGTTGAACCTGCAGAGGGCGGGACGAAAGGCGAGGTTATTGTCACAGGAAGGTTCAGCAAAACAAACGTTACTGGGCTTTTTGTTGAGATTGGCGAAAGGCGGTAG
- a CDS encoding deoxyguanosinetriphosphate triphosphohydrolase: MVLRLREFTEELEDKLLSPYACRSRNTRGRGVAEDECSIRTAFQRDRDRIIHAKSFRRLKHKTQVFIIPEGDHYRTRLTHTLEVAQIARTIARALRLNEDLAEAIALGHDLGHTPFGHTGEEALAAVYPGFKHNEQSLRVVECLENDGRGLNLTFEVRDGIATHTGSAKPATLEGQVVRTADRIAYINHDIDDAIRSGILTQEGLPEDCMDVLGRRHSQRINTMVTDMIETSWNRPEINMAPEISSAMEKLRSFLFEKVYLGSAAKREEAKARHVVQYLFKYFTDQPEALPSEYRSRVVDFGPERVACDYIAGMTDRYAVAQFERLFIPRGFPVY; the protein is encoded by the coding sequence ATGGTTTTAAGGTTGCGCGAGTTTACGGAAGAGCTGGAAGATAAATTGCTGTCGCCTTATGCCTGCCGCAGCCGGAACACCAGGGGGCGCGGTGTCGCTGAAGACGAATGCAGTATCCGCACGGCTTTCCAGCGTGACCGGGACCGTATCATTCATGCCAAAAGCTTTAGAAGGTTAAAACATAAAACGCAGGTTTTTATTATCCCGGAGGGTGACCACTACCGTACGCGTCTGACACACACACTTGAGGTCGCCCAGATTGCGAGGACGATCGCCAGGGCGCTGAGGCTCAATGAGGATCTGGCCGAGGCGATCGCTTTGGGGCATGATCTGGGGCACACCCCGTTCGGGCATACCGGGGAGGAAGCGCTGGCGGCGGTCTACCCGGGTTTCAAGCATAATGAGCAGAGCCTCAGGGTGGTTGAATGCCTGGAAAACGACGGCAGGGGGTTAAACCTTACCTTCGAAGTGCGGGATGGTATCGCAACGCATACCGGTTCTGCGAAACCCGCGACATTAGAGGGTCAGGTGGTGAGGACCGCCGACCGTATCGCTTATATCAATCACGATATTGATGACGCCATCCGGAGCGGCATACTAACCCAGGAGGGTCTTCCTGAGGACTGCATGGATGTCCTTGGGCGGCGCCACAGCCAGCGGATAAACACCATGGTGACGGACATGATCGAAACAAGCTGGAACAGGCCCGAAATAAACATGGCGCCGGAGATCAGCAGCGCCATGGAGAAGCTGCGGTCGTTTCTTTTTGAAAAGGTTTATCTGGGGTCGGCGGCCAAGCGTGAGGAGGCCAAGGCCAGACATGTGGTCCAGTATCTTTTTAAATATTTTACTGATCAGCCGGAGGCTCTTCCTTCGGAATACCGGTCCAGGGTGGTTGACTTCGGCCCCGAGAGAGTGGCCTGCGATTACATCGCCGGAATGACCGACCGTTATGCCGTCGCCCAGTTTGAGCGGCTGTTTATTCCTCGGGGTTTTCCCGTATATTAA
- the thpR gene encoding RNA 2',3'-cyclic phosphodiesterase — MDKLRLFWAVTLPASVKEAVAAVQTSFRKLTLDVKWVETGNLHITVRFLGDTDRNLVATLVDDVARKITGFRGFALSLGGAGVFPSIRKPRVLWVGLQSFGPLVELHRLVEETVVPLGFSPDDKPFSPHVTIGRFRSTNNTTALGPKIEEAGQQKLGEIKVDGIDLMSSRLRPSGAVYTTVRRVSF; from the coding sequence ATGGACAAGTTACGGCTGTTCTGGGCGGTTACCCTTCCAGCGTCCGTAAAAGAAGCCGTTGCCGCGGTTCAGACGTCTTTCCGGAAGTTGACCCTTGATGTGAAATGGGTGGAGACGGGGAATCTGCACATTACGGTCCGCTTCCTGGGGGATACCGACCGGAACCTTGTCGCAACGTTGGTTGATGATGTAGCCCGAAAGATAACGGGATTCCGGGGCTTTGCTCTTTCACTGGGCGGCGCCGGCGTTTTCCCGTCCATCAGGAAGCCGCGGGTTCTCTGGGTCGGTCTCCAAAGCTTCGGCCCGCTGGTTGAGCTGCACCGGTTGGTGGAGGAAACGGTGGTGCCTTTGGGGTTTTCTCCCGACGATAAACCGTTTTCGCCCCACGTGACCATCGGGCGTTTCCGTTCCACGAACAACACAACCGCCCTGGGACCGAAGATAGAAGAAGCCGGTCAACAAAAACTCGGCGAGATAAAGGTGGACGGGATTGATCTCATGTCCAGCCGGTTGCGTCCATCGGGGGCGGTTTATACCACTGTGCGACGCGTCTCTTTCTAA
- a CDS encoding TIGR00282 family metallophosphoesterase: protein MRILMVGDIVGRCGRRAVKENLPDLRRSFPASLVVANGENAAGGVGITRETAEELFGYGIDVLTGGNHIWDKKDSYRFIAEEPRLIRPANYPPDVPGIGYGVFPCEGYNVGIVNLSGRVFMPPVDCPFRKAEEILAELSPRTDVIIVDFHAETTSEKVAFGWFMDGRVTAVLGTHTHVQTADERILPEGTAYITDVGMTGPRDSVIGVKTDIIIDRFLTQLPKRFEVAGGPYQFNACVVTVDPATGKALGIERIQNYEI, encoded by the coding sequence ATGCGTATCCTGATGGTAGGCGACATCGTCGGGCGGTGTGGCCGACGGGCGGTAAAAGAAAACCTGCCGGACCTTAGAAGGTCGTTTCCGGCGAGCCTTGTGGTGGCCAACGGCGAAAATGCCGCCGGGGGTGTCGGTATCACCCGCGAAACTGCCGAAGAGCTTTTCGGCTACGGGATCGATGTTCTTACAGGCGGAAACCACATATGGGACAAAAAGGACAGTTACCGGTTTATTGCTGAAGAACCCCGGCTGATTCGCCCGGCCAATTATCCTCCGGATGTGCCCGGCATTGGTTACGGGGTTTTCCCCTGTGAAGGCTACAATGTGGGTATAGTGAATCTGTCCGGAAGGGTATTTATGCCGCCGGTAGACTGTCCATTCCGCAAAGCGGAGGAGATACTGGCCGAACTATCGCCCCGGACGGACGTGATTATTGTGGACTTTCACGCTGAGACCACATCGGAAAAAGTAGCGTTCGGGTGGTTTATGGACGGCAGGGTAACCGCCGTCTTAGGCACGCATACCCACGTCCAGACCGCTGACGAACGTATTCTGCCGGAAGGTACGGCATATATAACCGACGTCGGCATGACCGGGCCGCGTGATTCGGTGATCGGTGTGAAAACCGACATTATCATTGACCGGTTCCTGACGCAGCTTCCAAAAAGGTTTGAGGTCGCCGGCGGGCCTTACCAGTTCAACGCCTGCGTGGTTACTGTCGATCCCGCCACGGGCAAGGCCTTAGGTATCGAGAGGATACAGAATTACGAGATTTGA
- a CDS encoding pyruvate, water dikinase regulatory protein produces the protein MADSETQRPVIFIISDSIGETAELVGRAAASQFDSGKVEIRRIPYLSHPEEIPDIVAQAAEESGIIIFTLVMPQLREMLLSEARRHGLPAVDILGPVLSALRQATGENPRYEPGLMRKVDEEYFRRVEAIEFAVKYDDGKDLRGITEADIVVLGVSRTGKTPLCMYLAHRRIKVANIPLVPEVPLPPEVFSLSPHRVVGLTIQPEYLGWIRQERLKSLGLPYDADYASAERVKRELAYAEEVMRRAGCTVIDVTSKAVEETASRVLEIYYKGIRHR, from the coding sequence TTGGCGGATTCGGAAACGCAGCGCCCGGTGATTTTTATTATTTCGGATTCGATCGGGGAAACGGCGGAACTTGTCGGTCGCGCAGCAGCCAGCCAGTTCGATTCAGGCAAGGTCGAAATACGCAGGATTCCCTATCTAAGCCATCCGGAAGAGATTCCGGACATCGTGGCGCAGGCTGCGGAAGAATCCGGAATCATTATTTTTACTCTGGTCATGCCGCAATTGAGGGAGATGCTTCTGTCGGAGGCCCGGCGTCACGGATTGCCCGCCGTGGACATCCTCGGCCCGGTGCTTTCAGCGTTGCGGCAGGCCACCGGCGAGAACCCGCGTTACGAACCCGGCCTCATGCGCAAGGTCGATGAAGAATACTTCCGGCGCGTGGAGGCGATCGAGTTCGCGGTAAAGTACGATGACGGCAAGGACCTCCGGGGGATTACGGAAGCGGATATAGTGGTTCTCGGTGTTTCGCGCACCGGTAAAACGCCGCTCTGCATGTACCTCGCGCACAGGAGGATCAAGGTGGCGAACATCCCTCTTGTGCCGGAGGTACCGCTGCCGCCAGAAGTCTTTTCCCTTTCACCCCACCGCGTCGTCGGGCTGACCATCCAACCGGAGTATCTGGGTTGGATCCGGCAGGAAAGGCTGAAAAGCCTCGGTTTGCCTTATGATGCGGATTATGCGAGTGCGGAACGGGTGAAAAGAGAACTGGCTTACGCCGAGGAGGTGATGCGTCGAGCCGGTTGCACGGTTATCGACGTCACCAGCAAGGCGGTAGAAGAAACGGCGAGCCGGGTGCTTGAGATTTACTACAAAGGTATTCGCCACCGCTAA